acaagaataataaaaaataacaacacaCAACCCTCAATCCCACTTGGGGGTCAACCATATGAATAATAGATCACCAAGCATTTCTGTCCATGACCACTTCTGACTTCTACAAGGCTTATTACATCTCAGATCATGCTTAAGGGAAACCCATGTTGGCTAATCTACTATGGCACATGGCCAACATGCTTAGTAGTTAGTAGGATGCTACATCTAAAAGGATCGTAGAGAGATCTAGACAAGAAAAGTTGCTGTCACAAAACAAGAGGAAGACCGAAATTTGGGTCAATTTTGCTGCGGAGATTGAGTAGATTTAGCTATTCTCTTTCCAATATTAATTATAGCTTTTATAATTTCCAGCTGGTAGTTTGTTAGGCCGTTGTGCCAGGTGTAAAAGGGGGGCTAGAATAAGACAAAATAGTCTGTTAGAAGGAGAGGTGATCTGCTGTGACAGCACCCATGGGTATACTATATAAACTATGTCAGCCTCCTGCAACGGTATCAATCAATTTATCCAAAATCAGATTCctattctctcttccttccatACTCTCttactctttctttctcttccaatcccttctcttttcttcctacGGTTTTCTAGCGATTCCTTCTAATTCACACCGAATTAGGAGGACAGAAGCTGTCATAGCACAactgtgacatttggtatcaaagcatcaATTCTAGCAAGGAGTGTTAGGGGCGTAAGAGATGGCCGAAGGAATGCGAGTGAAGAACATGGAGTCTCAGCTCCAACAACTCAGTTCAGCGGTGAGTGAATTCTAGGATCGGGTGGACCGACTGGAAGTTAGCAACCAAAAAACACATGATGCAATCATGACAGTTGATCGCAAGATGGAAGGAGAACTTAATCGAATGAGAGATGATATCAACCAAATGAGGGAGGACATGGGTAATGGACTTCAAcaatttatgttgatgttcACCCGGCAGAATCAAGTAAGGTTGTCTTCCGACTTTCCTCATAGAGATAGGAATGACCCCATTTTACAGAATGAAAGAGTGAATCAAGACAATAGAGCCCATGAAATTGTTGTCGAGCAGGGTGAGGACACCGAGACGTTGATAGGAGGGGGTCGTGAGGACCGGGCGATTCCACCACAGCAGGGGTTTCCCATGCCCCAGATGGAAATACCCGTGTTCAAAGGGACTAATCCAAGATGGTGAGTTAGAAAATGCGAGCGATTGTTTGAGTGGTACAATGTGCAAATGGAAAGAAGAGTAGCTTTGGCAGCTGCCTATTTTGATGATGGGGTGGACGcatggtttcaagggtggaCGCGAGTAAGGGAGAATTATACCTGGAGAGAGTTCTCTGAAAGGTTGTGTGAGAGATTCGAATAGAGGAGCATGTTGAATACcattgaggagttcaacaagtTGAAGCAAATGGGTGATGTTGGATCATACTTAAGGAGGTTTGAAGAGCTGAGATCCTTGATGAGTAGTCATGATACTCACCTAACGAAGGCATATTTTGCCTCTAGTTTCCTTAGTGGCCTAAGCGAGGATTTGAGgcctatggtgaagatgatTAGGCCAAAAACGGTTGAGCAGGCAGCCGAGAGCGCCAAGTTGcaagagatggtggtggaggcaCTGCTAAAGAAGCAGAAGGTGCAGCAGCAAAGGGCTGTACACATGgggaattggcaacaagaaggGAACAGCAAAGGGGTCAACAAGGAGCTGGTGAGAGGTAATGTCGAGGGAAGGAATTTTGGTGGTACCAATTTTGGTGGGAGACCTAATGATCCTAGAAGGCAACCCGATGAATGTTATAGAGGTGGAGATAGATACTTTTCGGGGCACTAATGCAAACATCAATTGCTATTATTAGAAGgctgaggagaagaagaagtagaagacaaagaaggagaggaagtgGAAGGAACTGATGAAGAGGGAGTAGAGGACAATGGAGAGATATCCCTTCCCTCCATGCACTCAAGGGGATCACCAataacaagataattaaggttgaGGGAAAGGTGAAGGGGGGCAGTTTGGCAATCCTAATTGACAGCGGAAGCACACACAGCTTCCTCGATGATAGCGTTGCCAAGAAACTAAAGTGTTAGCTCACTGGTACACCGCCTTTGAGTGTGACTATGGCTAATGGGAACCGAGTAGTGAGTGACTCGGCCTGCTTGGGATTCGTGTGGGAAATGCAGGAGGAGAAATCCGAGGCAACCTCAAGCTGCTGCAACTAGGAGGGTGTGGTGTCGTTttaggggtggattggatgaagggggtgagccccatatgctttgatttcaACCGTATGGAGGTGTCctttgaaaaagaaggaagaagaatgacaCCCACCAAAGGGAGGGAGACCGCTACTTGCAATATGATTATGGGTAGGTGGCTGCAAAGGGTCCTCAAGAGCAAGTGGAATCAACTCACACAATTGTTTTCTATTATGGAAGTGGAAGAAAGTCCTAAGGGAGAGAATCTGGGGGAGCTACAGCTAACTGTCAGCCACCAACAAAGGGGTACTGACCAGGTATGCACCTTACCACTTATTGATGAATTATTTGTAGAATTCAAGGACCTCTTTGTGGAACCAAATACCCTTCCTCCTAACTGAACCTTGGACCATACCATTAACCTAAAACCAAATGTTGAGCCAGTCAATATTAGATCCTACCGTTATACCCCTATCCCCTATCCAGAAAAccgaaattgaaaaaatggtgaAAAAATGATGAGCCAAACTTTCATTAGACCGAGCTAGAGTTCATTTGCCTCCCCAGTTCTGTTAGTTAAGAAAAAATATGGTTCTTGGCGTTTTTGTGTAGATTATCAGCAACTTAATACCCTAACCATCAAAGATAAGTTTCTAATACCCCTTATTGAAGACCTAATGGACGAGCTACACCAagccaaattcttttccaaaCTTGACTTACGTTCGGGCTACCACCAAATTCGGATAAAACCCGGATATCCACAAAACTACCTTCTGAACTCACCGTGGCCATTTTGAGTTCttagtgatgccctttgggctcaccaatgccccgaCTACCTTCTAATCCCTAATGAACCAAGTATTTGAACCCTACCTAAGGAAATTCATACTTGTGTTTTTTTATGACATCCTTGTCGCCCAACTTTGGACCAACATCTTAACCacctttgaggtccttagaaaCAACCAATTATTCATCAAAAAGTCTAAGTGTGCATTCGGTCAAGACCAAGTGGAATACTTGGGGCACTTGATCTCGGGAAAAGGGGTCAGTACCGACCCAAGAAAGGTGGAGGCTATGCTCAATTGGCCAAGGCCCACTACCATAAGGGCTCTTAGGGGTTTCCTAGGACTCACCAGGTACTACCGCAGGTTTGTTAAGGGATATGGAGTTATTAGTAAACCCCTTACAAACTTATTGAATAAAGGAAACTTCTAGTGGGGGCAGGAAGCAGAAAAtgctttgaaaaattgaatgtgGCAATGAGCAAGGTTCCCACATTAGGGCTACCGGATTTCAGCAAGTCGTTTGTGCTTGAGACGGATGCATGTGGAGTAGGGATTGGGGCtgttttgatgcaggatggCAAACCACTGGCTTTTTTAAGCCAAGCCCTCAGTCCAAGACACTTAGGCCTGTGTATATATGAAAATGAGTTTTTGGCTGTTCTTATGGCTGTTGAGAAGTGGCGACATTACTTGGAGGCGGGGAGATTTGTGATCAAAACTAATCACGAGTCTTTGAAGTTTTTGCTACAGCAAAAGCTCCAACTCAATTGCAAAATAAGGGAATGGCCAAGTTAATGGGGCTAGATTACTCCATACAATATAAGAAGGGCAAGGAAAACTTGATTGCAGATGCCCTGTCAAGATGTCAAGAAGAAGATAGTGCAGCCACCATAATTGTTGTAATCCCTGAGTGGTGCAAAGAAATGGTGGATAGCTATGAGGGAGATGAACACATAAGAGGCATGCTGGAGAAATTAGCTCTGGGAAACGAGGAGGCAGAAGGTTACACCATGGTGGATGGGTTGTTGAGGTATAAAGGAAGAATTGTAGTGGGCCACGATAAGGAACTCAAGAGGAAAATCTTACAATCCCTGCATGACTCCCCTTTAGTGGGACATTCGGGCATCCAAAACACTTATCTGAGGGTGAGGCAATTGTTCTATTGGCCGCAACTCAAAAAGGCAGTGAGGGATTTTGTGCTGGGGTGTGATACATGTAAAAGGTGCAAACAGGAAAACGTGGCATATCCAAGGCTGTTGCAACCCCTACTAATATCGAAACAATCATGGACAAGTGTGTCCATGGACTTCATTAAAGGTCTGCCAAAATCCGAAGGGAAGGATTGTATAATGGCGGTGGTAGACCGACTTTCTAAGTATTTCTAAGTATGCACATTTTGTGGGGTTGGCTCATCCCTACACCCCCCAAGAAGTAGCAAGGGCATTCATGGATAGAGTGCTAGCTATGCATGGGGTTCCTAAGTCCATTATATCTGACCGAGATAAGGTGTTTGCAAGCCATTTATGGAGGGAGTTGATGAAGAATATGGGCACAAAACTCAACCTTTCAACCGCCTATCATCCCCAATCCGATGGGCAAACAGAAAAAGTCAATCAAAGCCTATAAACCTATCTTCGATGCATGTGTTTATTGCAGCCTAAGAGTTGGCATAGGTGGCTAGCTTTAGCAcgatggtggtacaattccaacCACCACACTTCTATAAAGAGAACCCCATTTGAAGCGGTGTTTGGGTATAACCCACCGACCTTACTAGCCACGGGAGGGTATGCCTCTACCTTAGCCGTGGAAGAGTACTTGCAGCAGAGAAGAGAGGTATTGCAGCAACTCAAGCAGGAGTTGGCATCAACCCAAAACCGGATGAAACAACACACCAATAGGAGGAGAAGTGATCGTGAGTTCAAGGTTGGGGAAAGTGTCTACCTAAGACTCTGGGATCCACATCTAAAGTCCATCTCCCAAGGGCCAGCTTCCAAACTCAGCCCTAAGTACTTTGGACCGTTTCCCATAACTGCCAAAATTGGCAAAGTGGCTTACCAATTGCAGTTGCTGGAAGGATCCAAAATCCATCCAGTCTTTCATGTGTCCTTATTAAAACGGACCACATGCAAGGAGAGGGTTAACCCTGAGCTACCAGTGCTAccgaaggagaaagaaggagcAAAGGAGCCAGAGGCTATGTTGGAAAAAAGATAGGTTTATCACCAAGGAGCCCCTCTCATCCAAGTGCTGGTCAGGTGGCAAGGGGAGTCTTCAGTAAAGGATACCTGGGAATACCTTCATCAATTACTACAACAGTTTCCAATGGCAGTTAGCCTCTtgaacatttcttgaggacaagaaattacTGAAGGAAGGGGTATTGTCACAAAACAAGAGAAAGACCGAAATTTGGGTCAATTTTGCTGCGGAGATTAACTAGATTTAGCTATTCTCTTTCCAATATTAATTATAACTTTATAATTTCCAGCTAGTAGTTTGTTAGGTCGTTGGGCCAGGTGTAAAGGGGGGACTAGAATAAGACAAAATAGTTTATTAGAGGAGAGATGATCTGTTGTGGCAGCACCCATGGGTTTACTATATAAACTATGTCAACCTCCTGCAACAGTATCAATCAATTTATCCAAAATTAGATTCAtattctctctattctctcttcctcccttactctcttactctttctttctcttccaatcccttctcttttcttcctacGGTTCTCTAGCGATTCCTTCTAATTCACACCGAATTAGCAGAACAGAAGCTGTCACAACACAACTGTGACACTTGCGCACGCAAATAAGACTGTTAATCATGGCTTGTGAAGTCCGAATATAAAAGAAGTGGACTGAGATCACCTTCAGATGAACCTGAATGGTTGTAGGCAAGATATAGCAAAAGTAGGCCAATAATTCATCAAGATAAACCAGGATGAGGGGAAATTTTGCATCCAGATGTTCCTATACTACTCCTTTAGCTACCCCCACCCCCCCTCCAACTTAGAATAGCATCCTCAAAATTTAGTTTACAACTGAACATCCTAAAAATAGTGAACATCTCCAAACAGCCTTCCATTCTAGAAATATCATGATTTGGAAAAGTTGACCAAATGTATTCTTGTACAATGGAAAATGTTGGAAAACACCattcatcaaaaaatatttcaagttcATACCTATTTGTGACCATACatccaattttcatcatgaCCTCTATATAAACTATAATATCACTTTCCCACAAAAACTATGTGATAGCGAAAGAAAACCGCTTGCTCACAACCTCAAAGAATATTATGGTTCTCATAATTGAACACAAAGGGTGCATAATAAACACTGGCATGACAACCTCCAGGCACCATTTTTGCAACCTTTGCACTAACTTTTTCAAAGGATAATTGTATATCCAATGGCACCACATGCAAAAGTCAGATTAACCAGAATAGAGAAACCGGCAGCcagaaaaaaagataagagagCGCCCCCCGgccgccggggggggggggggaggacaCTAACCAAGCATCGAAATACCAATTTGAATTGACTCCATTCACAAACAGACCTGAAATCTAAAGATTCAGATGTTAAAATAAGGCCGCGCCTCAAAGATTCAAGGTTAATCAGTAACATCAAATTGCCCACAGAATTTCAGTTGTTGCTTTTAGGCAGGTCCACGGATATGCATAAGAAAACATAACTAAACTATAGAAAGTACTAGTGCCAACAAGAAATCAAGGAACTAGGGGCTGCTGTTCACCTTCTTGTGTGTGGCTGTGAATTGAAGTGCTTCCCCCTAGTGCTCCTTCCTTCTCTGAGGCTGTTTATCAGTAGCTAGCCTGTAGATCCAGTAAACCTACACATAACACATACATTTGCAAGTTAGAGATCCGACAAAAGaataagatataacaaaatGTGAAGGAGAAAAGCAATTGTGAGTACCAGAGCGAAGACATGAGCGGCGATTAGAATAACTACCATGAGAGGCACCACTTCAAGGATCCACGGCCGAATCGACGCCGCCTGTTGCTGCTGACTGGCCATCTTCATTTTCGCAAAACGCAGACGTTGAGGGAGTGAGATAACTATGTAGGGTTTAATAAAATTCCCCAAAACCAGGCAGGGTTCACGCCCAAATCGAATTCAGTTTTTAAAGGAGCTTAAAagcttttcaattttctgtgGTTGAACAAATATGCTTTTAACCTATTAGTTAAAAATTAGTGTGTCACCTATGCGTTGTATGGATatcgtaagaaaaaaaataattattaaaatagaagttacataattcaataattataaaaaataatatcaaaataaagaaataaaaaataaacaaaataattatattgcaatcatgagaaatgaacaaacatacaacaaaattagttattcaattatttcGGAATATGTATGCCTCTTTTTGTctgactttttttattttttaatattttttatatttttattataatttttctacTAACACATATGTATGTCTTTAACAACATATTATATCTACAGGCGatagtattaataatttgttaaagTGAGGTTAACGTCTACCATTTTTAATACACTATTTTCACTTTGATGCACGAAAcattaaaaatgtgacatgtttTATTCTAAACTTTTAGTAGCAAGGTAAttgattatttagtataaataatgattttttgattcgttttattaattatttgattgaaaatgttTCTCATTCGTTATGatttcaatattaattttgtcaaaataacttaaatgacttatttaaaataatttaattttgcctaaataactaatttaacataacctaccaactaattattttttaaaattaaataataacataaacatatatatgatttgtactttttttgcatgattttgaaattaattaagggttttagagttttgagtggtggctttatcaagagagaatgagagataaattatgagaaataaaataaaaaaattaaatttatttttttaaaaaaattacttggcaCCCGATGgtattacttgatatctcaaaatttctctcaatttaaaaaaaaattcattttttgtaatttattttaattaaaattttatattaatatttaagaattaataatatggattatATATTGTCTCTTCATGTaccatgcttacacattctccaaccacttttcaactaaaaaaaattatgtacagGTTCCAAGAACTATACGTTTTTCATAAATCTAGGTTTAATTAATgatctacaaaaattctatttcgggaaagaaaaaaaataaacaaaccaaaaaaaaaatattaaaatagaagCTGAAAATGGGTGGGAAAAAAATTTGGcgactgttttgttataatatatatatagatatagattagcGTTAAACTCGTGCgggaaatataattaaaatagatttataaattttaaaaaaatattgttttaaataattctaataaaatcgataattataattttttcttttaatattcaaccttttattaaaatttaaatttaattaattattcactattcaatgtACTAATGAAGAACACATTAATTCAATATATcgtcatttaatatattaaaaaataattaacatattaagtaagttatcatattttttcgatTGTCCTTCTACAAGATTTTTGACACTTAGTATTGTCTTTGCCAATAAtctattcaattatatttttaatgaaatcaaaaaaaaattaattataacaatataaataattacataatcaaCTTTATACTTACCAAACAATTCATATTCATCAAATTCAACTATACTTAAAATATTAGCAAATGacttaaagataaaattttgtattgtaACATTTTGTATTGGAaaatttttgcaatgataacaaaacattgaaaatattaattttgacttgtttttctttcacaatgcattaatttttctctatggtcttgaaaatataatatattaaatcttaattattattgaaaaactcatgcataagtcttaaaaatgtgatatcttaaatcttaattagcattgaaaaactcatgtattactcttgcattaaattaaaaatagtgattaattaattattaaggtaAAACTATtcattatattatgtatttatttataaatttataataaatataaattaaaattcctaAACGTGATGAAGCAtagatttttcaatgctaattaaaaatcctcttaaaatttttaatttctgaaataatatttatttttaattgattgaggaattaattgatgagaatacacaataaaaaatatttatttttgattaattaatatcattgaaaaactcatacaaatttaatataaattttattggcAAATAACAGTCTGGCAGATTTAATGCAAATCTTATTAATTCCACAAATCTTTAGATGGGAAATTGTGTAAGTCATCTTTGTGCAatgactattttatttttatatatataaagctttctaaatatttatctgttgtattcaataaattaaatgtagaCAGAGTaataacttagaaaaaaaataaattaacaaagttttgacgaAAAACTGTGTGAGTCAACTATATGTAATGactattttacttttatatatataaatattatgtatttGTTTTGCAAAagtttataagttattttaacttgaaaaaaaatagactaAAATAGATGTGGtgttgaataatatatataaaatattattttttaataaaaaaatacaaattaatgtTCACAATTactaaaatacttacaattatatattaataaattatacataaatatatatttgtttgaaacatatatattacaaataaatatatatatcaaacattacaaatttgatatttatactCACAAAATACATTCACAAAGATGAGACTAGGCAACGAGAATGGTGACGGTGGATCTGAAAGTAGGAGGTAGCGACGACTGCTTGAGGCGATGGTAGCAATGGGCAACTATGTCCAACTTGTAGAGATGGGCAACAAGCGACGACAATAGTGATGGTGACAACAATGGTAGCAATGGGTGATGATGGCCGGCTTGTGGCAATGGATGACGATGTCCAACTTGCGGTGATGGCAATGCAGGGCAACTATGTTTAGCTTGTAGAGATGGGCAGCAAGCGGCAACAATAGTGATGGCGATAACAATGGCAATGATGGGTAATGATGGCCGACTTATGGCAATGGGTTACGATGTCTAGCTTGCGGTGATGGTAGAGTTGGGCAACAATGGTCGGTGATCATCTTGGAGGAAAAGATAAGAAACCAGAATTAGTATAATAGGGATAGAAAGTGTAAACCTTGAAAATGTAAAAATGTCAAATGGTAAATGAGTTGGTTAATTAAAAAACTCCTTAGcagtatttttgaaaaaactaGTGCCTAGTAGCTTTTTACAAACGCTATTAGATTAGCGTTTAAACTATATAACTTTTAAACTATTAATAATGCTACACGTATAagaaaataagtttgataacTTAAAAGCTAAACTAAATACTTATAAGTGGTCAAACTGCATAGTCAAATGAAGTTAATTATTGATGGTAATAATCTTTCTAATTAGAAATTATAAGAAACAAATACATATgctaaaaacatatttttgccTCTCAATTCTCCCCGTTTAACCACTTATACTTAATTTGAGTGGGATCGATTGTGCTCTTTGAGTTGCAAAAAGGAACCTATTATACctctaaaatctcaaaatccTATGCGTGACATACACGCACTttgataacattttatattaatatatatatgttaataaattatacatacatacacatagtACACAATGATAGGGGCAAACAGTGGTGATGGAGAAGGTGGCGGGTGGTGAATGACAACAATAAAGAAGCTACGTGTGACGAAGAAGAAAATCGAGTTTCATCGATTGAGTTTCATCCTAAGATGAAACCTGATTTCGTCCAACTaataaaattcatcaaaattttatattaatacaatatatataaattgatgtacaactaataaaaattcattattatatattgataaattatacataattattaaaaaatatattaatacaatatatatatattgaatataaAAAGTGGctgttatatatgcatatatacacgtgtgtgtgagaaatttaatcaaaattgaaattgaaaatgcaatCATAATCAAGTTAATTGTTTAACTGGGCAATTATTAAACCCGATAGTCGCCACTGTCAACCCCACTGCCATTAGTTGACGATGACATAGCTGTCGTTGTCGTTAATGCATTTGTTCATTTTATTCAGCTAGATCTGGGTGACTCTTTATCATCTCCAATTGTTGCAACAGTACTCGCCTCCATCGTTCGTTGATCATTTCCTCCTTGCCATCGCAGTCTGCCGCCCTTGTAGCtggctgtaacaccccatttttttcgagtgtgttataacttaagatAATTTgggataatatatattttttaaactattgctaaaccaaaatctccatacatttatctcgaaaaataatcattataaacatcaaatgtgAAAGTAAGAATCGAacataacatcttaacattaatcataaatcaattcttatattatcattaaccataaataaaattatatgtcaTCATTCTTtaaaacgtttagaattcaaagtagcaaaacttaaatatatgggatacataacatacgttcaactcatcattcaattcatcatgtactttgctaagtgtcatttcatatCTCATTCATCTTCGTTTCTACTACAGTCTctatctggaatgtttgaatattataGGAGTAaaactcaagttagatgatgaatcatctaaataagagtacattatttaatacatgtgtatgaatgcaatgcacatatcatCATTACTCATATGTTTGGGTTGGCCGCACCTTACTATTATCCTCAATTTTTATAGTCTCTTTGCCCGACCAAGGTGTATGAGTGCACCATTGGCAAAGCAACGACACCAGTCcgtaatcccaaacccatgcaacgtatgaccatAATATTatcatgaatgtatgcacatttcatTATAGCATgcaaatgcaatctacatgacaacatgataaaatcatttacataaatcGGGTTTTGAGTCAAACCAtttaccttctcaaacttattggGATATCTCGATATTTGCGTCTTATCTCGAAATACCTGCATTATCTCGATTCGAGTGCCAAACTCAACATtcacacaagtcacttcaacttaagtctcaaagcaccttaatcatcatatttatttaaataagcattaaaacctatttttccataatttattatattttatttatttttctctatatttcttcatattttccctcaataaatctaaactaaatatttctcgaatatttcattataacaatttataaaataacattcatgaatttttgaaattttgtaggAAATATtactcaccttgaaggtttTATCTTTGTAAATTACGGTTTCATAGCAAACGGCCTAAGGTTATGTAGAAAACACGAGTTTCAGTAAATCTAACCTCCAAAaattttacatagggttgaatgGAATTGAATATAGGtcataattgaaaattttcaatgaaAATGGGCTCCACACACCCCCTCACGAGCCA
This genomic stretch from Diospyros lotus cultivar Yz01 chromosome 1, ASM1463336v1, whole genome shotgun sequence harbors:
- the LOC127808723 gene encoding uncharacterized protein LOC127808723; amino-acid sequence: MKMASQQQQAASIRPWILEVVPLMVVILIAAHVFALVYWIYRLATDKQPQRRKEH